GCAACGTCGTGGGGGAACACTGGGAAGAGTTCAAGGCGAGAACGGAGGAGAACGGCGAGGACCCCGCAGCGGTGCTCGACGACCTGGGCATAACGCGACACTGCTGTCGCCGCATGCTCGTCTCCCATACGGACCTCGTCGACGTCGTCGCACCGTACCAATGATCGAACCCGAACCCACACGCCACGGATGACACGGCAACGCTACAACCGGTACGAGAAGGCACGGATCCTCGGAGCGCGAGCGCTACAGGTCTCTTACGGGGCACCCGTGCTGGTCGACACCGACCAGTCGGAGCCGATCCTCGTCGCTGCAGAGGAGTACGACGCCGGCGTCCTGCCGTTTACCGTCCGTCGGGGGGGGAAATGACGCGCATCAGGTCGATCTCGCTTCGTCGCGTGCTCGACTCCCGGGGGAACCCGACAGTCGAGGCCGACGTGCTCACCGAATCCGGCGGCTTCGGCCGGGCCGCTGCGCCGTCGGGCGCATCGACCGGCGAGTACGAGGCCGTCGAACGCCCACCGACGGAGGCGATCGCCGCCGCGCGAGAACACGCGGTCCCCCGCATCGAGGGGTTGTTCGCCGGCGACCAGCGGGAGGTCGACGCGGTGCTTCGCGCAGCCGACGGCACCGACGACTTCTCGGAGATCGGCGCGAACAGCGCAGTCGCGATCTCGATGGCGACGGCGAAGGCAGCCGCCGACGTCCTCGGCGCCCCGCTGTACCAGCATCTCGGCGGTGCCTTCAGGGGCGACAACTTCCCGATCCCGCTCGGTAACGTGATCGGCGGGGGCGAACACGCGCGCGACGCCACCCACATCCAGGAGTTCCTCGCAGCGCCCGTCGGCGCCCCGAGCGTCGTGGAGGCGGTTTTCGCCAACGCAGCGGTTCACGCCGCCGTCGCAGAGGAACTCGACGAGCGTGACGTTCCGGCGGCCAAAGGCGACGAGGGAGCCTGGGCTCCGGCCATCTCGGACGCGGAGGCGTTCGAGGTGATGGACGCCGCAGTCGAGACGATCGAAGACGAGGTCGGGTTCGAAATCCGATTCGGACTCGACGTCGCCGCCGCTGAGTTGTACGACTCCGACGAGGAGGTGTACGTCTACGGCGACGAGACGAAAACACGGGCGGAACAGATCGCGTACGTCGCCGAGATGATCGACGAGTACGACCTCGCGTACGTCGAGGACCCGCTCGACGAAGACGACTTCGAGGGATACGCGGAACTGACCGAACGGGTCGGCGTCGCGGGCGCCCGCCCGAGCCAGGCAGGCGACTGTCTGATCTGTGGTGACGACCTGTTCGTCACCAACACCGACCGGCTGCAAACCGGCATCGACGTCGGCGCGGGCAACAGCATCCTGATCAAGCCCAATCAGATCGGGACGCTTTCGGATGCGTTCGACGCCGTGGAACTGGCCCACCGGAACGGCTACGACGCGGTCGTCTCTCACCGCTCCGGGGAAACCGAGGACACGACGATCGCCCACCTCGCCGTCGCGACCGACGCCGCGTACATCAAGACCGGTACGGTCGGCGGCGAACGAACCGCCAAGCTCAACGAACTGATCCGCATCGCGGACGACGCAGTATGACTTACACCCAGACATGACGGACAACGAAGACGCGGTCGAGGTCGAGGCCGACGACGAGTCGCCGACCGAGGCCGACACGACCGAGGAACAGCCGGCCGACCGAGCCGACGAGGCGGCGGAATCCGCCGACTCGCCGGCGACGGACGCCGAAGAGACGACGGCCGAAGGCTCGGCCACCGAAGCGGAGCCCGAGGAGGCGGCCTCCCCGTTCGACGAGGACGTGATGCCCGACGACGAGGCGGATCTCCTCATTCCCGTCGAGGAGTACCTCTCGGCGGGGGTCCACATCGGGACCCAGCAGAAGACGAAGGACATGGGGCGGTTCATCCACCGCGTTCGCGACGACGGCCTGTACGTGCTCGACGTCTCCCGGACGGACGAGCGGATCCGCGTCGCGGCGGATTTCCTCGCGAATTACGCTCCCGAACAGATCCTGGTGACGTCCTCGCGGCAGTACGGCCGGTTCCCGGCCGAGAAGTTCGCCGACGCGATCGGCGCCCGCGCCCGAACTGGCCGGTTCATTCCCGGAACGCTCACCAACCCGAAGTACGACGGCTACATCGAACCGGACGTCGTCGTCGTTACGGACCCGATCGGCGACGCCCAGGCCGTAAAGGAAGCGATCACCGTCGGTATTCCGGTGATCGCGATGTGTGACTCGAACAACCAGCTGTCGAACGTCGATCTCGTCATCCCGACGAACAACAAGGGTCGGCGTGCGCTGTCGGTCGTCTACTGGCTGCTCGCCAACGAGACGCTCGATCGCCGCGGCGCCGACACCGTGTACGCGCTCGAGGACTTCGAGGCCGACATCTAGACGCCGTTACTGTTTGCCGTTGGTTTGCGAAAACTCAGTAGCCGTGAGCCGCATCGATCGACGCGATTGACGCGTGCAGTCCCCAGTTCCCCTCGATGCGACCGGCGGCCCGTCAGTTTTGCGACTCTTCCGCCGCGTATTTACCATCGTGCGCATCGTATAAAAGGTATCGGCGTGACACCCGTTGGCTCCCCCGGAAAGCCCCCGAGAGTGGCGCGGAGGATGTCACGTTTCGGCGATCGCGCAACCGAAGCCGATCCGAACCGGAGGCCGACCCTGGAGTTCCCGTACGCCGAGTACCGGGATCGAATCGCGGAGCGCAACACCTGTAACACCCGCCGTTTAATGAACGCGTATGACAGTCTCCAGCGCACCGGGGAAGGTCTATCTCTTCGGGGAGCACGCGGTCGTCTACGGGGAACCCGCGGTTCCGTGCGCGATCGAACGCCGGGCGACCGTCGAGGTCGTGCCCCGCGAGGACGATCACGTCCGGGTGCGGGCCGACGACCTGTCGTTGAACGGGTTCACCGTCGAATACGAGGGGAGAACCGGAGACGATCCCGACGTCGACGTCCCGCGACCGCTCGTGGAGGCGGCCATGGGATACATCGACGCGGCGGTCCGTCAGGCCCGTGCTGCCGCGGAAGCGCCGGCGGCCGGATTCGACATCACCGTCAGATCCGAGATTCCCCTCGGCGGCGGGCTCGGTTCTTCCGCAGCGGTCGTGGTCGCCGGGATCGACGCCGCCACCCGGGCGCTGGGCGAACCGCTCGAGAAGAGGGAGCTCGCGGACCGGGCCTACCGCGCGGAGTTCGAAGTCCAGGACGGACAGGCGTCCCGGGCGGACACGTTCTGTTCGACGATGGGTGGTGCCGTCAGAGTCGAAGGCGACGACTGCCGGACGATCGAGGCCCCGAACCTCCCGTTCGTGATCGGCTTCGACGGCGGCGCGGGTGAGACCGGGGAACTGGTTTCGGGAGTTCGGGAGCTTCGCGAGCGGTACGATTTCGCCGCCGAGACGCTGGCAACGATCGGCGACGTGGTTCGAAACGGGGAAGCGCTGCTCTCGGAGGCGATCCCCGAAACTGACCCGTCGCCGGAGTTGCTCGCGGATCTCGGCGACCTGATGGACTTCAACCACGGCCTGCTGTCTGCGCTTGGGGTGTCGGCCCGGTCGCTCGACGAGATGGTGTGGGCGGCTCGCGAGGCAGGCGCCCACGGCGCGAAACTCACCGGCGCCGGCGGCGGCGGCTGCATCGTCGCGCTCGATCGAACCCCGGAGTCCAGAACCGCCCTCGAGTTCACGCCCGGCTGTCAACGCGCGTTTCGGGCCGAACTCGCGACCGAAGGCGTCCGGGTCGAGGAGGCGTAATCGCGGATGCACAGCGCGGAACACGATCTCGTCGTGGTGAAGCTCGGCGGCAGCGTGATCACCGAAAAGGACCGGCCGGAAACGCTGGACGGACCGGCGCTTTCGGCCGCCGCCGACGCGATCGCCGCGGCGAGAGGCGACGGCGCCGCCGGGCGGCTCGCGATCGTCCACGGCGGCGGGAGCTTCGGCCACCACCACGCGAGCCGGCACGGCGTCACGACCGAACACGGAACCCACGACGCAGGGGCGGCGCTGTCGATTCACGGCGCGATGACCACGCTCAACCGGTTCGTGCTCTCCCGGCTCCACGACCGCGACGTCCCGGCGCTTCCGGTTCATCCCCTCTCGGTGGCCGCCCGCGACGCGGACGGCTCGCTTTCGTGTTCCCTCGAGCAGGTCGACGCCATGCTCGCGGAGGGGTTCGTT
The Halalkaliarchaeum desulfuricum DNA segment above includes these coding regions:
- a CDS encoding DNA-directed RNA polymerase subunit N → MMIPVRCFTCGNVVGEHWEEFKARTEENGEDPAAVLDDLGITRHCCRRMLVSHTDLVDVVAPYQ
- a CDS encoding DNA-directed RNA polymerase subunit K, which produces MTRQRYNRYEKARILGARALQVSYGAPVLVDTDQSEPILVAAEEYDAGVLPFTVRRGGK
- the eno gene encoding phosphopyruvate hydratase — its product is MTRIRSISLRRVLDSRGNPTVEADVLTESGGFGRAAAPSGASTGEYEAVERPPTEAIAAAREHAVPRIEGLFAGDQREVDAVLRAADGTDDFSEIGANSAVAISMATAKAAADVLGAPLYQHLGGAFRGDNFPIPLGNVIGGGEHARDATHIQEFLAAPVGAPSVVEAVFANAAVHAAVAEELDERDVPAAKGDEGAWAPAISDAEAFEVMDAAVETIEDEVGFEIRFGLDVAAAELYDSDEEVYVYGDETKTRAEQIAYVAEMIDEYDLAYVEDPLDEDDFEGYAELTERVGVAGARPSQAGDCLICGDDLFVTNTDRLQTGIDVGAGNSILIKPNQIGTLSDAFDAVELAHRNGYDAVVSHRSGETEDTTIAHLAVATDAAYIKTGTVGGERTAKLNELIRIADDAV
- the rpsB gene encoding 30S ribosomal protein S2; the encoded protein is MTDNEDAVEVEADDESPTEADTTEEQPADRADEAAESADSPATDAEETTAEGSATEAEPEEAASPFDEDVMPDDEADLLIPVEEYLSAGVHIGTQQKTKDMGRFIHRVRDDGLYVLDVSRTDERIRVAADFLANYAPEQILVTSSRQYGRFPAEKFADAIGARARTGRFIPGTLTNPKYDGYIEPDVVVVTDPIGDAQAVKEAITVGIPVIAMCDSNNQLSNVDLVIPTNNKGRRALSVVYWLLANETLDRRGADTVYALEDFEADI
- the mvk gene encoding mevalonate kinase; translation: MTVSSAPGKVYLFGEHAVVYGEPAVPCAIERRATVEVVPREDDHVRVRADDLSLNGFTVEYEGRTGDDPDVDVPRPLVEAAMGYIDAAVRQARAAAEAPAAGFDITVRSEIPLGGGLGSSAAVVVAGIDAATRALGEPLEKRELADRAYRAEFEVQDGQASRADTFCSTMGGAVRVEGDDCRTIEAPNLPFVIGFDGGAGETGELVSGVRELRERYDFAAETLATIGDVVRNGEALLSEAIPETDPSPELLADLGDLMDFNHGLLSALGVSARSLDEMVWAAREAGAHGAKLTGAGGGGCIVALDRTPESRTALEFTPGCQRAFRAELATEGVRVEEA
- a CDS encoding isopentenyl phosphate kinase, which translates into the protein MHSAEHDLVVVKLGGSVITEKDRPETLDGPALSAAADAIAAARGDGAAGRLAIVHGGGSFGHHHASRHGVTTEHGTHDAGAALSIHGAMTTLNRFVLSRLHDRDVPALPVHPLSVAARDADGSLSCSLEQVDAMLAEGFVPVLHGDGVAHRGEGITVLSGDELVCRLADGLDADRVGVCSTVPGVLDGDGAVIPEITAFEDVADALGESESTDVSGGMAGKVRELLALSAPAHVFGPDDLPAFLRGESPGTRID